A single genomic interval of Lathyrus oleraceus cultivar Zhongwan6 chromosome 7, CAAS_Psat_ZW6_1.0, whole genome shotgun sequence harbors:
- the LOC127107222 gene encoding probable protein phosphatase 2C 60: MGIYLSAPKTEKASEDGENGMLRFGLSSMQGWRASMEDAHAAHPYLDESTSYFGVYDGHGGKAVSKFCAKFLHQQVLRHEAYLAGDIATSLQKSFLRMDEMMRGQRGWRELAVLGDKMEKLSGMLEGFIWSPRSSEANDRVDEWAIEEGPHSDFSAPNSGSTACVAVIRGKKLFVANAGDSRCVLSRKGQLYSLAHNLSKDHKPDLELEKDRILKAGGFIQVGRVNGSLNLARAIGDMEFKQNKYLPAEKQVVTADPDVTSVELCDDDEFLVIACDGIWDCMSSQQLVDYIHGQLKTEDKLSAVCEKVFDRCLAPTAGGEGCDNMTMILIQLKNPSTSDASAIDQPQPSAQPTTSHPASDASAHPSEADRS; encoded by the exons ATGGGGATATACCTGAGCGCTCCAAAAACTGAGAAGGCCTCTGAAGATGGTGAGAATGGCATGCTTCGCTTCGGTTTGTCTTCGATGCAGGGCTGGCGTGCTTCTATGGAAGATGCT CATGCAGCTCATCCGTATTTGGACGAGTCTACGTCTTACTTTGGTGTTTATGATGGCCATGGAG GTAAAGCTGTTTCAAAATTCTGTGCCAAGTTTCTACACCAGCAGGTGCTTAGGCATGAAGCTTACTTAGCTGGAGATATAGCCACATCATTACAGAAATCTTTCCTCAG AATGGATGAGATGATGCGTGGCCAAAGAGGCTGGAGAGAATTAGCAGTCTTGGGAGATAAAATGGAAAAGTTGTCTGGTATGCTAGAGGGGTTCATATGGTCTCCCAGGAGTAGTGAAGCCAATGACCGCGTCGATGAGTGGGCCATTGAGGAG GGACCCCATTCTGATTTCAGTGCGCCAAACTCTGGAAGCACAGCGTGTGTGGCTGTCATCCGAGGAAAGAAACTTTTTGTTGCAAATGCTGGTGATTCTAGATGTGTGTTATCAAGGAAAGGCCAG TTATATTCGCTGGCACACAACTTGTCTAAGGATCACAAGCCTGATCTTGAACTTGAGAAAGACAGGATTCTGAAAGCTGGTGGTTTCATCCAAGTTGGACGAGTCAATGGAAGTTTGAACTTGGCTAGAGCAATTG GTGATATGGAGTTCAAGCAGAACAAGTATTTGCCTGCTGAAAAGCAGGTTGTGACTGCTGATCCGGACGTAACTTCA GTTGAGCTTTGCGATGATGATGAATTTCTTGTGATAGCATGTGATGGGATATG GGATTGCATGTCCAGCCAACAACTTGTGGACTATATACATGGCCAGTTAAAGACA GAGGATAAACTTTCTGCGGTTTGTGAGAAAGTATTTGATAGGTGCTTGGCACCAACAGCTGGTGGTGAGGGATGCGATAACATGACCATGATCTTGATTCAGTTAAAAAATCCctccacttcagatgcttctgcAATAGACCAACCTCAGCCATCTGCTCAACCAACTACTAGTCATCCAGCTTCAGATGCATCTGCTCATCCGTCCGAAGCCGACAGAAGTTAG